tttattcagacggcacccattcactgcagaggattttTTGTGAGACAGTGATGCAATActtgcaaaatgcaaaatttctccaaatgtgtcttaaaaaaaaaaactaaactaatctGCATTCTGGGTGTCTTAAGATTGTCCAAAttttctttgcttgttttagtttatttaaatgtttggataAAATATTTCGtcttaaaataaaactcatCCTGATATGCGTGTCTCCGCAGACAGCCCACTCAGGATGCTCCAGAAGAGGTGAGAGCTCGTGATTTCAGACGTGagctggaggagagagagagagttgctGTTAAGAGCAGAGACAGAGGAGCAAGAGGTGAGGAAGGGAGTtttatgtgaatgttttttgaCTCGATGTCAAGGTGTGTTCACTGacggtgactttgtttcttttagAACACACAACttcctcctcatcttcttcatcGTCCTCCTCCTCCAAGCGGCCACGCCTGGATCAGATTCCTGCTGCCAACCTGGATGCTGATGATCCCCTCACTGATGTACATACACTCTCTTATAAATGCAGGTCGATTTTGATGGCAGTTTAAACAAGTGTCTATGTATGTTTTAGGATGAAGATGACTCTGACTCCGGCTCTGACAGCGATGATGATACTGCCGCCCTTCTGGCTGAATTGGAGAAGATCAAAAAGGAGCGAGCTGAGGAGCTAGAGAGGAAGGTAAACATTACTGATTATTTGCAACCTTTATTATCGCAAAATAAAGCCTTTCAGGATGATCTGGTTACCGTTTCAGGGTTAGTTTTGTGATTAAGAACATCATTTGTTCCTTACTTAGGCTTTATATCTTATTTGCACATGTTAtcactgtgtgtatgtgtgtgtttattttttttccttttgacgtgtgtatgtgtaattTAAGGAAAGGGAACAGAAAGCAGAGGAGGAGAGGATACGTATGGAGAACATTCTGAGCGGGAATCCACTGCTCAATCTGGCCggtcagcagcagcagcagcagcaacaacaacaacaacaaaaaacacagagCCAGAATGCATTCAGTGTGAAGAGAAGGTAATTTAATGGTGGTAAAAATAAGTAACAAGATTATTTCGTTTTCTGTACTCTGTTACTTTTAGTTgcatagttcaccccaaaatgaaaattaccctaTGATTTACTCAAcctaaatattgaaaaattactaaatattactttcttctttcagaagaGTTGTatggaaaaaattttttttttgattttggccAAAAAAAGTCCATACATCATAAAAAGTGCTCCACACTTAAAAAGAGACATTCTAAAGTGAATCAGTGTGATTGTGTAAGAAACATATCcatgttcaaaagtttttgaacCATAATCTCTAGCTTTGATTAACTACACACATACTCAAAAGTGGTGTTCCAGTGGATAAATTATTGgccaattttaatttttgggtatATTATGCCTTTAAAGGATTCAGCTAATAGCTCTGGTAATTCATGTGCTTTAATGCAAGGTGATGGaaacacaatttttacattttagtcatttagcagatgcttttatccagtGACTTACAAATCAAGAAAGAGAACAGCAACATTCAAGCACTATCACAAGTCTCAGTTAACTTAAGCAATACACatagtaagttttttttattattatttattttatttttttaaagaaatattctatagaatatagaaaaaacattttcctttttttttaaggagataaaatagaaaaaatgggtcatgggtgttttttttaataataatatgttttttttaaataaaatgaccgATAGATAGAATAGATAGTACTAGGGTCAAAgtaagttttaaataaagtgtggcCGATgtgaaaatggttaaaaaaaaacgcacattTGAGATGTTAACATACATGAACAAGTTGTACATCATTGAAAACAGTAGCACTCATTAGGTCTAATATTAAGGTAGTTTTGGTAGTTTCATTCTTGACGTATATGCGTTTATCTGGAGTCGTCATTGGCTGCCGCGACCAGAGAGTGAATGTCTACATCATTAGTTTTACAACTTCTTATGATCCAATAACATTGCTGTTTTATGCATGAGGTTAAGTTCCAGTGGAGAATTCAAGTCTGATGAACAAGCTTCCGTTCTGTCAGTTAATTTCTATGAACATGACTGTAACTGTACGTAATATGTAGACTTTATATTCTCTCATGCCCAAACACAAACCAGCactaaatatgcatgcatatcaTGTCTtccaaataaaatatgcatgaataaGGGCGGTGATCATGAATGTGATAACAGGAAGGATTATAGTGAGACACAGCAAATGACACACAGATCGACGATTTAAAGAAGAGTAAAGTACTAAGTACTACGTAAACAAGAGTAAACTGCCATAattctttctgttttaaagatgttttctcCTATATTCCCACCTTCTCATTTCCCACAGTTTTACACTTTAATGTTACATTGTGTGATATTTGTGTTAATATATTGATAGTCATAGAAGTGTGATGTTAGAAAGAATAGTACATCATTGTTCTAGGTGGTTAAAGTATGAAATGCAATGACTTGccaaaagttttgtttttctgtttaatatctcTTTGCTTTGTTTGCAGCATTAACAGCTCTAAATGTCACTTTGGTCCAAATGAAtcttataatttattaatggtagtattaattataataattgctggtggtgtttttttttctcttttgaatgAAAGTGGAAAATGGCTTTGTTTTTGAATTACAAATTGCATAATTGCAGAGAGCACAGTAATATGCTGTTGACAACTTACAAACCCAATTTCActttttcgttttcttttttttggcaggTGGGATGACGATGTCGTGTTTAAAAACTGTGCTAAAGGAGTGGATGAATCCCGTAAAGAGAAACGCTTCGTTAATGACACCCTGCGCTCTGAATTCCACAAGAAATTCATGgagaaatatgttaaataattacCTGGTTATGGAACTGTATTTCAGcagttaaaatctttttttttagcaaatatcaTATgtgctattttttctttttaatctttgtGCTGCCCTAGGTCTGTAAAAGAAATGTaccaataaaattaaaagaagataGAATGcttaatcttttttctttctactgTTTATAATCCTTTAAACGTATCCTGCTAGTTTGTGCCTACCgttgtcttatttttattttttagttaaaattgcCCTGCTTACATATTCAGACATTTTCCTACTTTAAGGTCAGATCAGacccttttttatgttttttttattttcttgagtTACTGAAGCAGACCCTTTCTGAATCAGTAGAGCAGATCTGGCTGAGTCCAACCTGACCTGCATCCTTTCACACAGGCTTTCTATTCTGCTCTTCTGTAATTTGATCTTTCATTCTAAGCATGCATTATTCTCACCattcaatttagttttatttatttaggacTTTTAACAATAGTGTTTGCCTCAAAGTAACCATACGAACTAACATGCCTAAACCCCTAGTGAGTAAGAAAAGGGAAATAGTTTCATAGAAAAACTCCTTTAATGTAACAAATATACCCTTTGAGAAACCAAGGCTGAAAGAGGAAGCCCATCCTTTTCTGTTTGCCCTGAATTTCTTTGAAAGACTGTATATAATCAGAACGGCCGATCTCTATATAGACAGTTTTTCTAAACTTAGTAGTCCCAACTATCTTCTTGGAAAGAAAACCAGCTGTAAAGATGCTTTTAGATTTCCTGATAGCAAATAAACGGTAATTGACCGAGCTAAAGCTTGTGGCAAGTGTGGAGAGGACTATGTTAGCACACCACATGAAACTACATCAGTCAGTGATGTGTTTATGTGGTCAAAGTAAATGAACTGCTACACCTAAGGCACATTTCCATGTCAGACCTGCTCGGAGTTGGTAGCTCTGTGATTCATGACCAATGACCCACAGCTAGTCTCCAGTGATTGTTCACATTTTCTTGGAATGCCTTTCCCTCAACAGTAAATGTGCCTCAGCCGAGTGGGTGTTTGACTAATAGAACGATGTGTTCTTTAAAGTTTGAGAAAATGTTTGCGTATGACGTGTCTGATTGTGTAAGTGAGGTAAAGGAACAACTGTTTGTCAAGACTGAGCATAAAGGAAACACCTCCTAATATATTCCCTCTAAAAACTCAGACGTAACCTTAGAACTTCCTCCTCAGAACTGtctgctgattggctgagggCAGCGGGTGGGCTCTATATGAGGTTCGCTAGAACTAAGATTGTACAAGAGACATCCAATCAGCCAAGAGAACCAGAgacggagacagagagagtgagaaaaggGAAGCCCGAACCTCCTGTTGCAGTTGGCCGTCTGTctgagaaaggaaaagaactgCTGTgcacagtttttatttgaaggTAAGATTTCAGCTTACTGTGTGTCTTAAAATGATTCTGCCTCAGGTTTCAAGTTTGACCAAAAGatggtggcttttttttttttttctcgagtTGTTTACAGTAACGTTAGAATCTGCAGATGATGTTTTTGAAGTGTAGTGTTGAGAGGCAGTAGGCATGATGTTTACACTCATACGCTGTTTagaaattaatgtaaataaagattttcagtatGACAATTTATCTGAATATGCGGATCAGtgtggtttttctttttttaaggatttgATGGAAGACTAAATGGTCAAAGTATACTAAAATACGTTATACTTTTTAATCAGTTCAAaagtaatacaaattattatgtttaataatgttttataaaacaaaaacaaaactatttaatttttattcataaagccCAATAGTTCCCTAGTATGTGTAACTGCATTATTGCATTTCCTACTATTTGCTAATGTTAAAAATCCCTCTTTTTATGTTACATCCTTGTGCAATGTGCTTGTACTAATGTAAACTGAAgaaacttttgattttaaagatgtataaattttaaaataaacattcagaCAAATAGCTGCTGTAGATGTGTTATGTATATTCATgttcatgttatatatatatatgttcatgttaactaattaaTGCTAATGGGTGAAACTATATTATTTTACCATTAcaaattaaagatttaaataaaacaaaaaagaaatacatgtcTTTATAATTCTATAGTTTTCTACTTCAATGTATTTCACACTGTCATTCATTCCTGTGAATTCTTtctattactccagtctttgaGTGTttgtgattcttcagaaatcattgtaatacaggctgctgatttggtgcttattttaaatatacaaaattgttGCTTCtcaatgtgtgtttttggaaaCTGCTTTTTTCgagataaatagaaagtttaaaagaaacctCATTTGTTCGAAATCTGCATTTGTGACAGTGATACAAGTCTTCACTTTCTCTTTCAATCCATTCATTGCACTTTATGAAGGCTACATATTATGCCAAATAAAAGTGGTTTTACaggatgtgtgtttgtttgacagTTGAACAGTTTTCCCAAACATTTAAGTGGGTCATCTGACTTCCTGAACACGCCGTTCAAATCTTTCTAAACTGTGATGTCATCAGTTTAGAAACAGCAGCTTTCCTAGAGGCTGCTGCTGTAACTTAAGCTGGAGTAGCATGTGTGTCTGCGTACGTTGATATGATCTGTTCTTTTGCAGCCAGCAGATCATGCAAATgaaactgttttttgtttcagttaatcTGAAAGCGAGCATAAACTGCTCtgttagtcttttttttttaaagaacaacacAAAAGAAAAGCCTTTATAATAGTGCCAGGGAATCAGCCTACACATCCACTTGAGTTTGATCTTATGTCTTTGCGtgtcagtgtgtatgtgtgttgcacagaataaatatttagtcTGTTGGCTCACTGCCTTTGGTCGACCACAAACACGGGTGTTTCTTTCTTGAACGTTAGTGGTAGATTTGTGGTGAATTATTTCCTAAATCAGCCATTCAATCTCACGCATGTCTAAAAAATCATacttctcttcctctttttccaTTCCACATCTACATTTGATAACCTCATATCATGTGTATTGGATGCCTGTTTTTCTGTGTCTTCTTAGTGTCCCAGAGGGGTTTCAGTGCAGTTCTAAGTGTATGATACAAAGAGAGGATTGAAGTTTTTGATCATGTGTTGTTGCTATTTAAGCACTCTTGTAAGATGATTCATATGGAAATATGTCGGTCTGTGTGCAGGTCATGTTGCCCCAGTGTGAGAGAGCACGGAGTAAAAGTGGTCGTCCAGAAGGGCCGTATCGGGCGGTAGAAAGTGCAGATGCTCTCGCTACACAGGACTTTGAAGGCGTGGACACGCTGGACAAACTTTTTGCACATGCTGTGAAGAGATTTAGCAATGCACCTTGTCTTGGCACCAGAGAGGTCCTaagtgaagaagaagaaaaacaaccaAATGGGAAGATCTTTAAGAAGGTAAATTCATTCACCGACTTAAATCAGTATCAGCTGAATCAAGTCAAAAATACTGGTCACACT
This genomic interval from Puntigrus tetrazona isolate hp1 chromosome 5, ASM1883169v1, whole genome shotgun sequence contains the following:
- the cwc15 gene encoding protein CWC15 homolog, which translates into the protein MTTAARPTFEPARGGRGKGEGDLSALSKQYSSRDLPGHTKIKYRQPTQDAPEEVRARDFRRELEERERVAVKSRDRGAREHTTSSSSSSSSSSSKRPRLDQIPAANLDADDPLTDDEDDSDSGSDSDDDTAALLAELEKIKKERAEELERKEREQKAEEERIRMENILSGNPLLNLAGQQQQQQQQQQQQKTQSQNAFSVKRRWDDDVVFKNCAKGVDESRKEKRFVNDTLRSEFHKKFMEKYVK